From Blastochloris viridis, one genomic window encodes:
- a CDS encoding PAS domain-containing hybrid sensor histidine kinase/response regulator — MLQGWVVVALAVGYIGLLFLIASFGDRLKARDVERRSRRFIYPLSLAVYCTSWTFFGSVGLSSHAGFDFLAIYIGPIIMIGFAWPLLIRILRLAKAQNITSIADFIAARYGKNQTVAALVTVVAVIAVVPYIALQLKAVSSSLATILSYLGVHMPASAGWFGDLALFVAILMALFATLFGTRHTDATEHQEGLMLAIATESVVKLIAFLAVGIFVVFVMFDGPSDLFGRAAQHPELIAPLRAESFGGPWVTMTLLSFFAILLLPRQFHVAVVENNGEDEVRRAAWLFPLYLVLINLFVVPVAIAGLISFPPNTLDSDMFVLGLPLSVGSDLMALVAFIGGLSAATAMVIVESVAISIMVSNGLVMPLMLRRRLNAENAAGHGHGAAVAMGDAGDMARVVLATRRIAILVTLALAYFYYRTAGTAQLAQIGLLAFAAVAQFAPAFFGGLFWRGANARGAIAGLVVGTLVWGYTLLLPTFVAAGLVDPSILNDGPFGLFFLKPQGLFGLNIDPLTHGVLWSLGANIACFVCSSLTRSALPIEQLQANVFVDAEAVAMSHSFRLWRTSLTIGELIATVARYLGEERARRSFESFAETRRISLDPHREADIHLLRYAEFLLSSAIGAASSRLVLSLLLRKRTVSTKAALKLLDDASAAFHYNREVLQTALDHVRQGIAVFDKDMRLICWNRRFGEMLDIPRDVMRLGVRFDELVRFEAIASGLTPAEVEAIVADRIERYTVKLETVQERMPGAGIVIEARAARMPDGGVVMTFTDITESVNAAEALERANETLERRVHERTEELTRLNVELKRAKAVAEEANISKTRFLAAASHDVLQPLNAARLYTSALVERTAGEGEEGRLVRNVDASLDAVEEILGAVLEISRLDTGALKAEMGVFRLSDLFEQLKTDFAPLAAEKGLRLTFVPTSIVVRSDRRLLRRLVQNLVSNAIKYTPRGRVLVGVRREWGRARIEVHDTGLGIPSQQQKLIFKEFQRLEQGARVARGLGLGLSIVERLARVLQHRIRLDSTPGEGSTFAVELPRVSALPDLALPAPPLPPVHAPLAGMSVLAVDNEPAILDGMVALLSNWGCKVATALSLDDARAALRDMTPDVLLVDYHLDEGNGLDAVMVLRWRLGSETPAVLITADRSPALREAAREKTVQLLNKPVNPAALRALLARWRLAQRMAG; from the coding sequence ATGCTGCAAGGTTGGGTCGTCGTCGCGCTGGCGGTTGGCTATATCGGCCTTTTGTTCCTGATCGCCAGCTTCGGCGACCGGCTCAAGGCCCGCGACGTCGAGCGCCGCTCGCGCCGCTTCATCTATCCGCTGTCGCTGGCGGTCTATTGCACCAGCTGGACGTTCTTCGGCTCGGTCGGGCTGTCGTCCCACGCCGGCTTCGATTTTCTCGCCATCTATATCGGGCCGATCATCATGATCGGCTTCGCCTGGCCGCTGCTGATCCGCATCCTCAGGCTGGCCAAGGCGCAGAACATCACCTCGATCGCCGACTTCATCGCCGCCCGCTACGGCAAGAACCAGACCGTGGCGGCGCTGGTGACGGTGGTGGCGGTGATCGCGGTGGTGCCCTACATCGCGCTGCAGCTCAAGGCGGTGTCGTCCTCGCTCGCCACCATACTCAGCTATCTCGGTGTCCACATGCCGGCGAGCGCAGGCTGGTTCGGCGATCTTGCGCTGTTCGTCGCCATCCTGATGGCGCTGTTCGCCACGCTGTTCGGCACCCGCCACACCGACGCCACCGAGCATCAAGAAGGCCTGATGCTGGCGATCGCCACGGAATCAGTGGTCAAGCTGATCGCCTTCCTCGCCGTCGGCATCTTCGTGGTGTTCGTGATGTTCGACGGGCCGAGCGACCTGTTCGGCCGTGCCGCCCAGCACCCCGAGTTGATCGCGCCGCTGCGGGCGGAGAGCTTCGGCGGGCCGTGGGTGACGATGACGCTGCTGTCGTTCTTCGCCATTCTGCTGCTGCCGCGCCAGTTCCACGTCGCGGTGGTGGAGAACAATGGCGAGGACGAGGTGCGCCGCGCGGCGTGGCTGTTCCCGCTCTACCTCGTTCTCATCAACCTGTTCGTGGTGCCGGTGGCGATCGCCGGCCTGATCAGCTTTCCGCCGAACACGCTCGACAGCGACATGTTCGTGCTGGGGCTGCCGCTGTCGGTCGGCTCCGACCTGATGGCGCTGGTCGCGTTCATCGGCGGCCTCTCCGCCGCCACCGCCATGGTGATCGTCGAGAGCGTCGCCATCTCGATCATGGTCTCGAACGGGTTGGTGATGCCGCTGATGCTGCGGCGCCGGCTGAACGCGGAGAACGCCGCCGGCCACGGCCACGGCGCCGCGGTGGCGATGGGCGACGCCGGCGACATGGCGCGGGTGGTGCTCGCGACCCGCCGCATCGCCATCCTGGTGACGCTGGCTTTGGCCTATTTCTATTACCGCACCGCCGGCACCGCGCAGCTGGCGCAGATCGGCCTCTTGGCGTTTGCGGCGGTGGCGCAGTTCGCGCCGGCGTTTTTCGGCGGGCTGTTCTGGCGCGGCGCCAACGCCCGCGGCGCCATCGCCGGGCTGGTGGTCGGCACGCTGGTGTGGGGCTACACGCTGCTGCTGCCGACCTTCGTCGCCGCCGGGCTGGTCGACCCCTCCATTCTCAACGACGGGCCGTTCGGCCTGTTCTTCCTCAAGCCGCAGGGCCTGTTCGGCCTCAACATCGACCCGCTCACCCACGGCGTGCTGTGGTCGCTCGGCGCCAACATCGCCTGCTTCGTGTGCTCGTCGCTGACGCGGTCGGCGCTGCCGATCGAGCAGTTGCAGGCCAACGTGTTCGTCGACGCCGAGGCGGTGGCGATGAGCCACAGTTTTCGGCTGTGGCGCACCTCGCTCACCATCGGCGAATTGATCGCCACAGTGGCGCGCTATCTCGGCGAGGAGCGCGCCCGCCGGTCGTTCGAGAGCTTTGCCGAGACGCGGCGCATCTCGCTCGATCCCCACCGCGAGGCCGACATCCACCTTCTACGCTACGCCGAGTTTCTGCTGTCGTCGGCGATCGGGGCGGCGTCGTCGCGCCTGGTGCTGTCGCTGCTGCTGCGCAAGCGCACGGTGTCGACCAAGGCGGCGCTGAAGCTGCTCGACGATGCCTCCGCCGCCTTCCACTACAATCGCGAGGTGCTGCAGACCGCGCTCGACCACGTCCGCCAGGGCATCGCGGTGTTCGACAAGGATATGCGGCTGATCTGCTGGAACCGGCGGTTCGGCGAGATGCTCGACATTCCGCGCGACGTGATGCGGCTTGGCGTCAGGTTCGACGAGCTGGTGCGGTTCGAGGCCATCGCCAGCGGGCTGACGCCGGCGGAGGTCGAGGCCATCGTCGCCGACCGCATCGAGCGCTACACCGTCAAGCTGGAAACCGTGCAGGAGCGCATGCCTGGCGCCGGCATCGTGATCGAGGCGCGGGCCGCCCGCATGCCGGACGGCGGCGTGGTGATGACGTTCACCGACATCACCGAGAGCGTCAACGCCGCCGAGGCGCTGGAGCGCGCCAACGAGACGCTGGAGCGGCGGGTGCACGAGCGCACCGAGGAGCTGACGCGGCTGAACGTCGAGCTGAAGCGCGCCAAAGCCGTGGCGGAGGAGGCCAATATCTCCAAGACCCGCTTTCTCGCCGCCGCCAGCCACGACGTGCTGCAGCCGCTCAACGCCGCGCGGCTCTACACCTCGGCGCTGGTCGAGCGCACCGCGGGCGAGGGCGAGGAGGGGCGGCTCGTCCGCAATGTCGACGCCTCGCTCGACGCGGTGGAGGAGATCCTCGGCGCCGTGCTCGAAATCTCCCGGCTCGACACCGGCGCGCTCAAGGCGGAGATGGGGGTGTTCCGCCTCAGCGACCTGTTCGAGCAGCTCAAGACCGATTTTGCCCCGCTCGCCGCCGAGAAGGGGCTGAGGCTCACCTTCGTGCCGACCTCGATCGTGGTGCGCTCCGACCGTCGGCTGCTGCGCCGCCTGGTGCAGAACCTGGTCTCCAACGCCATCAAATACACCCCGCGCGGACGGGTGCTGGTCGGGGTGCGTCGCGAGTGGGGCCGGGCCCGCATCGAGGTGCACGATACCGGCCTTGGCATCCCGTCTCAGCAGCAGAAGCTGATCTTCAAGGAGTTCCAGCGGCTGGAGCAGGGGGCAAGGGTGGCGCGCGGGCTCGGCCTCGGCCTTTCGATCGTCGAGCGGCTGGCGCGGGTGCTGCAGCACCGCATCCGACTCGATTCGACGCCGGGCGAGGGCTCGACCTTCGCCGTCGAGCTGCCGCGGGTGTCGGCGCTGCCGGACCTCGCTTTGCCGGCGCCGCCGCTGCCGCCGGTGCATGCGCCGCTGGCGGGCATGTCGGTGCTGGCGGTCGACAACGAGCCGGCCATCCTCGACGGCATGGTGGCGCTGCTTTCCAACTGGGGCTGCAAGGTTGCAACCGCGCTGTCGCTGGACGACGCGCGGGCGGCGCTGCGCGACATGACGCCGGACGTGCTGTTGGTCGACTACCACCTCGACGAGGGCAACGGCCTCGACGCGGTGATGGTGCTGCGCTGGCGGCTCGGCAGCGAGACGCCGGCGGTGCTGATCACTGCCGACCGCTCGCCGGCGCTGCGCGAGGCGGCGCGCGAGAAGACCGTGCAGCTGCTCAACAAGCCGGTGAACCCGGCGGCGCTGCGGGCGCTGCTGGCGCGATGGCGGCTGGCGCAGCGTATGGCGGGGTAG